A genomic region of Campylobacter corcagiensis contains the following coding sequences:
- a CDS encoding tetratricopeptide repeat protein: MKKIIILLSVVIVVMAGYIVYTEMTDGKLLSSEVKCSLGNENECFNAGLAIITNGGDLNASAKFFEKGCLKDHPQSCNNAGTLFFGAATKELPKAIKYLDKSCLLGYAPACNSLSVVFQNGGELDQNLTKALKYAELACSGGVIERCNVAGLFYQGGYGASKDLVKAFEFYNKSCSSKDPIGCNNLAAYYQGGLGGADKNETMAANLYANACDGGNLTSCNNLGFMFQNGLGIEQNLQNAVRLYDLACSRDESTACVNLGAIVQSSANTLNDIQTAINLYQKSCQLGNQDGCNLLQNLINEINAMQNTDNNETQNLENNKTDEAN; the protein is encoded by the coding sequence TTGAAAAAAATTATTATTTTATTGTCAGTTGTGATAGTGGTCATGGCTGGATATATCGTCTATACAGAGATGACTGATGGTAAGCTTTTAAGTAGCGAAGTAAAGTGTTCTTTAGGTAACGAAAATGAGTGTTTTAATGCAGGTCTTGCGATAATTACAAATGGTGGAGACTTAAACGCTTCTGCTAAATTTTTTGAAAAAGGATGCTTAAAAGATCATCCACAAAGTTGCAATAACGCTGGTACGCTATTTTTTGGAGCAGCTACAAAAGAGTTGCCAAAAGCTATAAAATATCTTGATAAATCATGCTTACTAGGTTACGCACCTGCTTGCAACAGCTTATCTGTTGTTTTTCAAAATGGAGGTGAGCTTGATCAAAATTTAACAAAAGCTTTAAAATATGCTGAATTAGCATGCAGTGGCGGCGTGATAGAAAGATGTAATGTGGCCGGGCTTTTTTATCAAGGTGGGTATGGTGCTAGCAAAGATTTAGTAAAAGCTTTTGAGTTTTATAATAAATCATGTAGCAGTAAAGATCCTATCGGATGTAATAACCTAGCAGCTTACTATCAAGGTGGGCTCGGCGGGGCTGATAAAAACGAAACTATGGCAGCAAATTTATACGCAAATGCTTGTGATGGTGGAAATTTAACTTCTTGTAACAATCTTGGTTTTATGTTTCAAAATGGTTTAGGTATAGAACAAAATTTACAAAATGCTGTAAGACTTTATGATTTGGCATGTTCAAGAGATGAAAGTACAGCTTGTGTAAATTTAGGTGCTATAGTTCAAAGTAGTGCTAATACATTAAATGACATCCAAACTGCTATAAATTTGTATCAAAAATCTTGCCAACTAGGAAATCAAGATGGTTGTAACTTACTTCAAAATTTAATCAATGAGATAAACGCTATGCAAAACACAGATAATAACGAAACTCAAAATTTAGAAAATAATAAAACAGATGAGGCAAACTAA
- a CDS encoding YgaP family membrane protein, protein MIVIDRALRILAGLFVLIFFGLLYPTWWCFLGLIPLVTGVSGISLVYWLRGEYKKDKKPTKTPEQLSKEKLSKAARKQKRDALFKSMKNEAIKARKYSQMAWNEQKESLEKGALKPKKRDNKLFSDKPLFND, encoded by the coding sequence ATGATAGTTATAGATAGAGCTTTGAGAATTTTAGCTGGGCTTTTTGTTTTGATATTTTTTGGGTTATTATACCCGACTTGGTGGTGTTTTTTAGGACTTATACCACTTGTAACAGGCGTTAGCGGGATATCTTTGGTTTACTGGTTAAGGGGCGAGTATAAAAAGGATAAAAAACCTACAAAAACTCCAGAACAACTAAGCAAAGAAAAACTCTCAAAAGCAGCTAGAAAGCAAAAACGAGACGCTCTTTTTAAGTCTATGAAAAATGAAGCAATAAAAGCGAGAAAATATAGCCAAATGGCATGGAATGAACAAAAAGAGAGCTTAGAAAAGGGTGCATTAAAGCCTAAAAAGCGTGATAATAAACTTTTTAGCGATAAACCGCTTTTTAATGACTAA
- a CDS encoding fluoride efflux transporter FluC — translation MRCKMSGFNALLLAGFGGFIGAFFRVLVGFGAGKILPTNFAYATLFVNTIGSFLMGIFLNLELPPQVKLFLIAGICGGFTTFSSFSYESLMFLQNGEILKFGLNLALNITLCIVACYLGMITFKLSH, via the coding sequence ATGAGATGTAAGATGAGTGGCTTTAACGCACTTTTGCTAGCTGGATTTGGCGGTTTTATAGGGGCTTTTTTTAGAGTTTTAGTTGGGTTTGGAGCAGGTAAAATTCTACCTACAAATTTCGCTTATGCTACTCTTTTTGTAAATACAATCGGCTCATTTTTGATGGGAATTTTTCTGAATTTAGAGTTGCCACCACAAGTAAAACTCTTTTTAATAGCTGGAATTTGTGGCGGATTTACGACATTTTCATCATTTAGTTATGAAAGTCTTATGTTTTTACAAAATGGTGAAATTTTAAAATTTGGTCTAAATTTAGCTTTAAATATCACTCTTTGTATAGTAGCGTGCTATCTTGGAATGATAACTTTTAAACTTAGTCATTAA
- a CDS encoding lysophospholipid acyltransferase family protein has protein sequence MAKIRGWIYAFICALSILFIVILFKIAPKKNWKFRRKWAKLQRFLIGYKLIKNGEFEDADMIMINHKSMLDIIILEEIYPKNLAWIAKKEIGEMRVFGEILKTPKMIAVDRKNPRSIVKLIKDAKDRVENGRVLAIFPEGTRGRSDKLLKFHTGAKVLAEKLNLKVQPIVLKDTLYNLDVKKVEVRSSDIKMTCLPLCDLSDPEWFEKARKDMQKAYDEM, from the coding sequence GTGGCAAAAATTAGAGGGTGGATATATGCTTTTATTTGTGCTTTAAGCATTCTTTTCATAGTTATTTTATTTAAAATAGCACCTAAAAAAAACTGGAAATTTAGAAGAAAATGGGCAAAGCTACAACGCTTTTTGATAGGGTATAAACTTATAAAAAATGGTGAGTTTGAAGATGCCGATATGATAATGATAAATCACAAAAGTATGCTTGATATCATCATTTTAGAAGAGATTTATCCTAAAAATTTAGCATGGATAGCTAAAAAAGAGATAGGAGAGATGAGAGTTTTTGGTGAAATTTTAAAAACTCCAAAGATGATAGCTGTAGATAGGAAAAACCCACGCTCAATCGTAAAACTCATAAAAGATGCCAAAGATAGAGTAGAAAATGGCAGAGTTTTGGCTATTTTTCCAGAAGGAACCCGCGGTAGGAGCGATAAGCTTTTGAAATTTCACACAGGGGCTAAGGTTTTAGCTGAAAAGCTAAATTTAAAAGTTCAGCCAATTGTTTTAAAAGATACGCTTTACAATCTTGATGTTAAAAAAGTTGAAGTTAGAAGCTCTGATATAAAAATGACTTGTTTGCCACTTTGTGATTTAAGCGATCCTGAGTGGTTTGAAAAAGCTAGAAAAGATATGCAAAAAGCATATGATGAGATGTAA
- a CDS encoding MFS transporter: MNKTVLSLSFVVASRFFGLFIILPVFGLYAKDLDGSTTFLAGVAIGIYAIMQMILQAPFGAISDKFGRKNTMTFGLIIFIIGSLICAFTDSIYLMIFGRFLQGSGAVGGVAIAMISDFSKEEERGKAMAVMGMMIGLSFALSMVLSPVLASKFGLSSLFHLSAILTLVCIILLYTLVPPEVKVKAHSENTPFLKILADKDITVMNFTNFMQKMLMTMAFFIIPIVLTTNFGFDKDRFWIVYSVSMIFGMIAMGFAGFVGEKKGKSKEIMLLGIVFFAMSYALFSQNRYLFLLGIVVFFVGFCMHEPIMQSTTSKFAKAGEKGAVIGIFNAAGYFGSFVGGLAGGYFLQNLGLLALILTVLIISLVWFLLLLSLTNPAIFKNLYFDEKLNFSALNSLNGFIESYQKGDSFVVKYNSNLTNKSEILEILGVNGGKN, from the coding sequence ATGAATAAGACAGTTTTATCTCTTTCGTTTGTTGTAGCAAGTAGATTTTTTGGGCTATTTATAATACTGCCTGTTTTTGGGCTTTATGCTAAGGATTTAGATGGTTCGACAACTTTTCTAGCAGGCGTTGCAATAGGAATTTACGCTATTATGCAGATGATTTTACAAGCACCTTTTGGGGCGATAAGTGATAAATTTGGGCGTAAAAATACTATGACTTTTGGGCTTATAATATTTATCATTGGCTCACTTATTTGTGCTTTTACTGACTCGATTTATTTGATGATATTTGGTAGGTTTTTGCAAGGAAGTGGTGCTGTTGGTGGCGTTGCTATTGCGATGATAAGTGATTTTAGCAAAGAAGAAGAACGAGGCAAAGCAATGGCTGTAATGGGTATGATGATAGGTTTAAGCTTTGCTTTATCTATGGTTTTAAGTCCAGTTTTAGCATCAAAATTTGGACTAAGTAGTCTTTTTCATCTAAGTGCTATTTTAACGCTAGTTTGTATAATCTTACTTTACACTTTAGTTCCACCTGAAGTAAAAGTTAAAGCTCACAGCGAAAATACACCGTTTTTAAAAATTTTAGCTGATAAAGATATCACAGTTATGAATTTTACAAATTTTATGCAAAAGATGCTTATGACGATGGCGTTTTTTATAATTCCAATCGTGCTTACTACAAATTTTGGCTTTGATAAAGACAGGTTTTGGATAGTTTATAGCGTGTCGATGATTTTTGGCATGATAGCGATGGGATTTGCTGGATTTGTTGGTGAAAAAAAGGGCAAAAGCAAGGAGATAATGCTTTTGGGAATTGTATTTTTTGCCATGTCTTACGCACTTTTTAGCCAGAACAGATATCTATTTTTACTAGGAATTGTGGTGTTTTTTGTGGGTTTTTGTATGCACGAGCCAATTATGCAAAGTACAACTTCAAAATTTGCAAAAGCTGGCGAAAAAGGTGCAGTTATAGGGATATTTAACGCAGCTGGGTATTTTGGAAGCTTTGTTGGCGGATTAGCTGGTGGGTATTTTTTACAAAATTTAGGTCTTTTAGCACTTATTTTAACTGTTTTAATTATAAGTTTGGTTTGGTTTTTACTTCTTTTAAGCCTTACAAATCCAGCAATTTTTAAGAATTTATATTTTGATGAAAAGCTAAATTTTAGTGCTTTAAATTCGCTAAATGGCTTTATAGAAAGCTATCAAAAAGGAGATAGTTTTGTAGTAAAATACAACTCAAATTTGACAAACAAAAGTGAAATTTTAGAAATTTTGGGGGTAAATGGTGGCAAAAATTAG
- a CDS encoding non-canonical purine NTP pyrophosphatase: MKIVLATSNGDKVKEIKEFYKEFEIYALSEVLEPFYIDETGKSFKQNALIKSRAVYEKICQKGLENEFISLSDDSGISLPILNGEPGIYSARYSLDLVTKPTDKTNRQKLISKIKALNLKSSPAFYTACIAVSSKFGDFTTHGFMYGDAITQERGKNGFGYDFMFIPKGFDKTISELDIETKLKLSHRSKALELMRYILKTIV, from the coding sequence ATGAAAATAGTTTTAGCTACAAGCAATGGTGATAAAGTTAAAGAGATAAAAGAGTTTTATAAAGAATTTGAAATTTATGCTCTAAGTGAAGTATTAGAGCCATTTTACATAGATGAAACTGGCAAAAGCTTTAAGCAAAACGCACTTATAAAATCGCGCGCTGTTTATGAAAAAATTTGCCAAAAAGGGCTTGAAAATGAGTTTATATCACTAAGTGATGATAGTGGAATTTCACTTCCTATTTTAAATGGTGAACCTGGAATTTACTCAGCAAGATATAGCTTGGATTTAGTTACTAAACCAACAGATAAAACAAATAGGCAAAAACTAATATCTAAAATAAAAGCTCTAAATTTAAAAAGCTCACCAGCTTTTTACACCGCCTGTATCGCAGTTAGCTCTAAATTTGGAGATTTTACAACTCATGGATTTATGTACGGGGATGCTATAACACAAGAAAGGGGCAAAAACGGCTTTGGATATGACTTTATGTTTATACCAAAAGGTTTTGATAAAACCATAAGCGAGCTTGATATTGAGACAAAACTAAAGCTATCTCACCGCTCAAAAGCCTTAGAACTCATGAGATATATCTTAAAAACTATTGTCTAA
- a CDS encoding Hsp20/alpha crystallin family protein: MRVMRRYSPLLELSDFANELLGANSQRNISGFTPAVNTREDEKSYYIEVDLPGVKKEDLNVDFDKNHISISGERKYKNETKEEDYYKSESFFGKFSRSFSLPDSVDADAISAKFEDGVLNITIPKVAPKIAKKIEIE; this comes from the coding sequence ATGAGAGTAATGAGAAGATATAGTCCACTTTTGGAACTAAGTGATTTCGCAAATGAGCTTTTAGGAGCAAATTCACAAAGGAACATTTCAGGTTTCACACCTGCTGTAAATACAAGAGAAGATGAGAAAAGTTACTATATTGAAGTTGATCTTCCAGGAGTTAAAAAAGAAGATTTAAATGTAGACTTTGATAAAAACCACATCAGTATTTCAGGCGAAAGAAAGTATAAAAACGAGACAAAAGAGGAGGATTACTACAAATCCGAAAGTTTTTTTGGCAAATTTAGCAGAAGCTTTAGCCTTCCTGATAGCGTTGATGCTGATGCGATCAGTGCGAAATTTGAAGATGGTGTGCTAAACATAACTATCCCAAAAGTCGCACCTAAAATAGCTAAAAAAATCGAAATAGAGTAA
- a CDS encoding amino acid ABC transporter permease, whose translation MDFEFIKEFTPMFITAGILTVKLAFFGIVLSIIIGLASMSSRVLNLKFINKIFDIYIEISRNTPLLIQLFFLYYGLPKVGIKLDSFSCGVIGLAFLGGSYMAESFRLGYEAVKKAQIEAGLSLGLSKFQLIFHVILPQAFFIALPSISANIIFLTKETSIVSVIALADLVYATKDIMGLYYMTDEALFMLVVSYLIIILPISLGLTLLEKRLSYV comes from the coding sequence ATGGATTTTGAATTTATAAAAGAATTTACACCGATGTTTATCACAGCTGGAATTCTTACAGTAAAGTTAGCTTTTTTTGGCATAGTTTTAAGTATCATCATAGGCTTAGCTTCTATGAGTTCAAGAGTCTTAAATCTTAAATTTATAAATAAAATTTTTGATATTTACATTGAAATTTCAAGAAATACCCCACTTTTAATCCAGCTTTTTTTCTTATACTACGGTCTTCCAAAAGTTGGTATCAAGCTTGATAGCTTTAGCTGTGGTGTTATTGGGCTTGCGTTTTTAGGTGGAAGCTATATGGCAGAAAGCTTTAGGCTTGGATATGAAGCGGTTAAAAAAGCCCAAATCGAAGCTGGTCTTAGCCTTGGACTTAGCAAATTTCAGCTTATATTTCATGTGATTTTACCACAAGCTTTTTTTATAGCACTTCCATCAATTAGTGCAAATATAATATTTTTAACCAAAGAAACCTCCATCGTTAGCGTTATTGCTTTAGCTGATTTAGTTTATGCTACAAAAGATATCATGGGGCTTTACTATATGACAGATGAGGCACTTTTTATGCTTGTAGTAAGTTATTTAATCATCATTTTACCGATATCTTTAGGGCTAACTCTTTTAGAAAAAAGGCTAAGTTATGTTTGA
- a CDS encoding amino acid ABC transporter permease, whose amino-acid sequence MFDILFEGNNFIRLMVGLWVTVKISLIAIVISLVGGMVLGILMSLKNRFIYAILKFGLEVVRIMPQIVWLMLVYFGLSKWANIHISGVGAAIIIFSIWGVFEMMDLVRGAVSSIPKHQFESAASLGLKSYQIYIYVIIPLAMRRLVPASINLLSRMIKTTSIVVLIGVVEVVKVGQQIIDNAVFTDNYAAFIVYGFIFFLYFAICYPVSKLSKILENRWSA is encoded by the coding sequence ATGTTTGATATTTTATTTGAAGGAAACAACTTCATTCGCCTTATGGTTGGACTTTGGGTAACGGTAAAAATTTCTCTCATTGCTATTGTTATATCTTTAGTTGGTGGGATGGTTCTTGGAATTTTGATGAGTTTAAAAAACCGCTTCATATACGCTATACTTAAATTTGGTCTAGAAGTAGTTCGTATAATGCCACAAATCGTTTGGCTAATGTTAGTTTATTTTGGACTAAGCAAATGGGCAAATATCCATATAAGCGGAGTTGGAGCAGCTATTATTATATTTAGTATTTGGGGCGTTTTTGAGATGATGGACTTGGTTCGTGGAGCAGTTAGTAGCATTCCAAAGCATCAGTTTGAAAGTGCAGCCAGCCTTGGGCTAAAAAGTTATCAAATTTACATCTATGTCATCATACCACTCGCCATGAGACGCCTTGTACCAGCATCTATAAATTTACTAAGCAGAATGATAAAAACAACTTCAATTGTCGTTTTAATAGGCGTCGTTGAAGTAGTAAAAGTAGGTCAGCAAATCATAGATAATGCCGTATTTACCGATAATTACGCTGCGTTTATAGTTTATGGATTTATATTTTTCTTATATTTTGCTATTTGCTATCCAGTTTCAAAACTCTCTAAAATTTTAGAAAATAGGTGGTCAGCGTGA
- a CDS encoding Eco57I restriction-modification methylase domain-containing protein → MFQEKIINEFIKKLDEKKLFKAYDEFKKFQDKKDAIKTFKEEVYQDGFLKDIFENCLNYTLDTTNPENFNLKREMKNETDAKKADGVIALNNEVVGIIELKDTTTKDLNKVENQAFNYHNSHANSRFIIISNFQKLRFYIDKKVEFVEFDLFNLSFDEFKKFYLLLNFESIKNQIPLLLKDKSINFENEISKKLYKDYSNFRLNLFENLIKNNPSIDKQKLLSFTSKLCDRIIFILFAEDKALLKPNTIKTIENDFHAQKYTNFSLYEMYKFYFKAINSGDEKLDIKAYNGGLFADDKELDALKIDDDALNASKLSEYDFSSEISVNILGHIFEQSLNDLEEITANIKGDAFDKTKTKRKKDGIFYTPEFITKFIVSKTLGEICKEKRENLLSLPHPKNKNNLTKKDKINRYEFDKYREFLLSLKILDPACGSGAFLNEAMNFLINEHKFCANLRQEIYGDDLGLFDIENAILENNLYGVDINENAVEIAKLSLWLKSAQVGRKLTNLSKNLVTANSLTNFPFKDLKFDAVIGNPPYVRQELIKDQKPLLEQIYEVFNGTADLYVYFYELGFKALKDDGYLGFICSNKFFRTRYGENLREFLLSKFSFKQIVDFNGVKIFEDATVDSAITVFQKAINKNNSFEFSSNLDEILAIIPQNLLSKTAFTFLNKTEFSIKSKLQSKGTPLKEWDINIYRGILTGLNEAFIIDTKTKDEILATCKDEAEKTATANLIKKILRGRDIKRYSYEWADLWLICTFPALNLDIENYPTLKNFLMNFMPRLNQSGEKGCRKKTSNKWFETQDNIAYYKEFEKDKIIYPNMASEFVAYYDPDNFYTNQKCFTITSDKENLKFLTIFLNSKINFWYFKQIGARLGSGYEMSKIFVEKLLVPQISADEMAKFTDLAEQLLELHENLKEIKQAFLNELNLTKTPKSLENFENLEFDEFIKELSKALKLKFKDKFDEGNFKNEWERIFTHDKESVLNLQSKIANLDKKANDLVYKLFELNNDEIKFIENLG, encoded by the coding sequence ATGTTTCAAGAAAAAATTATAAATGAGTTTATAAAAAAACTTGATGAAAAAAAGCTTTTTAAAGCTTACGATGAGTTTAAAAAATTTCAAGACAAAAAAGATGCTATTAAAACTTTCAAAGAAGAAGTTTATCAAGATGGCTTTTTAAAAGATATCTTTGAAAACTGCCTAAACTACACGCTTGATACGACAAATCCTGAAAATTTCAATCTCAAAAGAGAGATGAAAAATGAAACTGATGCTAAAAAAGCAGATGGTGTTATCGCCCTAAATAACGAAGTTGTGGGCATTATAGAGTTAAAAGATACCACCACAAAAGATCTAAATAAAGTTGAAAATCAAGCCTTTAACTACCACAACTCTCACGCAAATTCTCGCTTTATCATCATCTCAAATTTTCAAAAACTTCGCTTTTACATTGATAAAAAGGTAGAATTTGTAGAATTTGATCTTTTTAATCTTAGCTTTGATGAGTTTAAAAAGTTTTATCTGCTTTTAAATTTTGAAAGTATTAAAAATCAAATTCCTCTACTTTTAAAAGATAAATCCATAAATTTTGAAAACGAAATTTCTAAAAAGCTTTATAAAGATTACTCAAATTTTAGGCTAAATTTATTTGAAAATTTGATTAAAAACAACCCCAGCATTGATAAACAAAAGCTTTTATCTTTTACTTCAAAGCTTTGCGATAGGATCATTTTCATACTTTTTGCAGAAGATAAAGCCCTTTTAAAACCAAACACCATTAAAACCATAGAAAACGACTTTCACGCCCAAAAATACACAAATTTTAGCCTTTATGAAATGTATAAATTCTACTTCAAAGCTATAAATAGTGGCGATGAAAAACTTGATATAAAAGCTTATAACGGCGGACTTTTCGCAGATGATAAAGAACTTGACGCTCTAAAAATCGACGATGATGCCTTAAACGCTTCAAAACTAAGCGAGTATGACTTTTCAAGCGAAATTAGTGTAAATATTTTGGGGCATATTTTTGAACAAAGCCTTAATGACTTAGAAGAAATCACAGCAAATATTAAAGGCGACGCGTTTGATAAAACAAAGACCAAACGAAAAAAAGATGGCATTTTTTACACGCCTGAGTTTATCACTAAATTTATAGTTTCTAAAACTTTGGGTGAAATTTGTAAAGAAAAAAGAGAAAATTTACTTTCCTTACCTCATCCAAAAAATAAAAACAATCTAACAAAAAAAGATAAAATCAATAGATATGAGTTTGATAAATACAGAGAATTTTTACTAAGTTTAAAGATCTTAGATCCAGCGTGTGGAAGTGGTGCGTTTTTAAATGAAGCGATGAATTTTTTGATAAATGAGCATAAATTTTGTGCAAATTTAAGGCAAGAAATTTATGGCGATGATTTAGGGCTTTTTGATATAGAAAATGCCATCTTAGAAAACAACCTTTACGGCGTTGATATCAACGAAAACGCAGTTGAGATCGCAAAACTTTCTTTATGGTTAAAATCCGCACAAGTTGGCAGAAAACTCACAAATTTAAGTAAAAATTTAGTAACCGCAAACTCTTTAACAAATTTTCCTTTTAAAGATCTTAAATTTGACGCAGTTATCGGAAATCCACCATATGTGCGTCAAGAACTCATAAAAGACCAAAAGCCACTTTTAGAACAAATTTATGAGGTTTTTAACGGCACAGCGGATCTATATGTCTATTTTTACGAGCTTGGTTTTAAAGCCTTAAAAGATGATGGTTATTTAGGATTTATCTGTTCAAATAAATTTTTTCGCACAAGATATGGTGAAAATTTAAGAGAGTTTTTGCTAAGTAAATTTAGCTTTAAACAAATCGTTGATTTTAACGGGGTTAAAATTTTTGAAGATGCCACGGTTGATAGTGCTATAACGGTATTTCAAAAAGCTATTAATAAAAATAACTCCTTTGAGTTTAGCTCAAATTTAGATGAAATTTTAGCCATTATTCCACAAAATCTGCTCTCAAAAACCGCTTTTACTTTTTTAAACAAAACTGAGTTTAGCATAAAATCAAAGCTACAAAGCAAAGGCACACCACTTAAAGAGTGGGATATAAATATTTATCGTGGAATTTTAACAGGACTAAACGAAGCTTTTATAATCGACACAAAAACAAAAGATGAAATTTTAGCCACTTGTAAAGATGAAGCCGAAAAAACAGCTACTGCGAATTTAATAAAAAAGATTTTAAGAGGGCGAGATATCAAAAGATACTCGTATGAGTGGGCGGATTTGTGGCTGATTTGCACTTTTCCAGCACTAAATTTAGATATAGAAAACTATCCTACACTTAAGAATTTCTTAATGAATTTTATGCCTAGATTAAACCAAAGTGGCGAAAAAGGTTGTAGAAAAAAGACATCAAATAAATGGTTTGAAACGCAGGATAATATCGCGTATTATAAGGAATTTGAAAAGGATAAAATCATTTATCCAAATATGGCAAGTGAATTTGTAGCTTATTATGACCCTGATAATTTTTATACAAACCAGAAATGTTTCACGATAACAAGCGATAAAGAGAATTTAAAATTTTTAACTATTTTTTTAAACTCAAAAATAAATTTTTGGTATTTTAAACAAATTGGTGCTAGACTTGGAAGTGGCTATGAAATGAGTAAAATTTTTGTTGAAAAACTTCTAGTACCGCAAATTTCAGCTGATGAAATGGCTAAATTTACAGATTTAGCCGAACAGCTTTTAGAACTGCATGAAAATTTAAAAGAGATAAAACAAGCTTTTTTAAATGAGTTAAATTTAACCAAAACTCCAAAAAGCTTAGAAAACTTTGAAAATTTAGAATTTGATGAGTTTATAAAAGAACTCTCAAAAGCCTTAAAGCTTAAATTTAAAGATAAATTTGATGAGGGAAATTTCAAAAATGAGTGGGAGAGAATTTTCACACACGATAAAGAAAGTGTGCTAAATTTACAAAGCAAAATCGCAAATTTAGATAAAAAGGCAAATGATTTGGTTTATAAACTTTTTGAGTTAAACAACGATGAGATTAAATTTATAGAAAATTTAGGATAA
- a CDS encoding amino acid ABC transporter ATP-binding protein → MEILKLNSINKFYGENHALKDLSFSVKKGEVVVILGPSGCGKSTTLRCINGLEKIQSGTMEILGVKIDKDFKNWREIRQKVGMVFQSYELFDHLNVMKNVTLGPMKVEGISKDEAEKRAKFWLKKVGLIQKAYAHPKELSGGQKQRVAIVRALCMNPEIMLFDEVTAALDPEIVREVLDVMLSLASEGRTMLIVTHEMAFARAVADKIIFMDKGVIVETSTPDEFFTNPKTDRAKKFLNMFEFKK, encoded by the coding sequence ATGGAAATTTTAAAATTAAATAGTATTAATAAATTTTACGGCGAAAATCACGCTTTAAAAGATCTAAGCTTTAGTGTAAAAAAGGGCGAAGTTGTGGTTATTTTAGGTCCTTCTGGGTGTGGCAAAAGCACGACTTTAAGATGCATAAATGGACTTGAAAAAATTCAAAGTGGCACGATGGAAATTCTAGGTGTGAAAATTGACAAAGACTTTAAAAACTGGCGTGAAATCCGCCAAAAAGTTGGGATGGTTTTTCAAAGCTATGAGCTTTTTGATCATCTAAATGTAATGAAAAATGTCACACTTGGACCGATGAAAGTTGAAGGAATTAGCAAAGATGAAGCTGAAAAAAGGGCTAAATTTTGGCTTAAAAAAGTTGGTCTTATCCAAAAAGCCTACGCTCATCCAAAAGAGCTTAGTGGCGGACAAAAACAGCGTGTTGCTATAGTAAGAGCGCTGTGTATGAATCCTGAAATAATGCTATTTGACGAAGTTACCGCCGCACTTGATCCTGAAATCGTAAGAGAGGTTTTAGATGTGATGCTAAGCTTAGCAAGTGAAGGTCGCACAATGTTAATCGTCACGCATGAGATGGCGTTTGCAAGGGCGGTAGCGGATAAAATCATCTTTATGGATAAAGGCGTGATTGTAGAAACTTCAACGCCTGATGAGTTTTTTACAAATCCAAAAACCGATAGGGCGAAGAAGTTTTTAAATATGTTTGAGTTTAAAAAGTAA
- a CDS encoding DUF3861 family protein, with protein sequence MEKYKYEVSFKDLSDQKEIKFNSTNHDDVFNIISRFRDLDINVSSDDKIAFIVGLKLFIETILKNKNEKPFNELFPMLKDMMKVVKSSFKE encoded by the coding sequence ATGGAAAAATATAAATATGAAGTGAGCTTTAAGGATTTAAGCGATCAAAAAGAGATTAAATTCAACTCTACAAATCACGACGATGTTTTTAACATTATAAGCCGTTTTAGAGATCTTGATATAAACGTAAGCAGTGATGATAAGATAGCTTTTATCGTTGGTTTAAAGCTTTTTATCGAAACTATCTTAAAAAACAAAAATGAAAAGCCCTTTAATGAGCTTTTTCCTATGCTAAAAGATATGATGAAAGTGGTTAAATCAAGCTTTAAAGAGTAA